TGAGAAAACTTGGGAAAAAGACGAATTCCAAGAGCTTGTTGCTAACGGTATCCTTTGGGCTGTAGGTGATGATGTAAATAAGCTTTTGGCTGAATACAACATTCCAGAGCCAACATTTGAGGATGCAGATATTCCTAACTATGAGAGAAAGGATCCAGCACCAAGATTCCAGCACCCACTTTCTCCTGAAGAATCTATGAAGCTTGTTCAGGTACCAGTAGGATTTGAATTAGAGCTTTTTGCATCTGAGCCAATGATCATCAACCCAATCGCATTCACATGGGATGAGAGAGGTAGATTGTTTGTCATAGAGACAACAGATTATCCAAATGAGATCAGAAAAGAAGGTGGAGACGATAAAATTAAAATTCTTGAAGATACTAACGGAGACGGTAAAGCTGATAAAGTAACCATCTTTGCTGAGGGCTTAAATATCCCTACTTCTATCACAGCTGTAAATGGTGGAATGTTGATTTCCATGGCTCCTGACTTTGTATTCTTGAAAGATACAGATGGAGATGATGTGGCAGACGTTAGAGAAACCATCATGACCGGATGGGGTAAATTTGATACGCATGCCGGTCCATCTAATCTTAAATATGGATTTGATAACAAAATCTGGGGAGTATTAGGCTACTCTGGATTTAATGGTACCGTGAGTGGTAAACAGTTTAACTTCAGCCAAGGTGTTTATCGTTTTGATCCATCAGGAGAAAACATGGAATTCCTAGGTCGTACCAGTAATAACACTTGGGGACTTGGTTTCTCTGAAGATAATGAAACGTTTATTTCCACAGCAAACGGACAACACTCTGTTTACTTGGCAATGGACACCAAATTTGTCAAGAGAACCATTTACAGAGGTACTCCTAATACTGCCACGGGTATAGATTCTCACTTTGACATGCCTCACCTAACTCCTTTTTTAAGACAGGTGGATTGGCATGGAAGTTATACTGCTGCTGCAGGTCATAACATTTATACGGCGAGAAATTTCCCTAAAGAATACTGGAATAAGATAGGCTTTGTTGCTGAACCAACGGGTCGGGTACTACACAATGCAAAATTGATTGAAGAAGGATCCGGATATACCGAGAAAAACGATTTCAACATATTGGCAAGTTCTGATGAGTGGTTTAGTCCTGTTCATGCTGAGGTAGGACCAGATGCATCTCTATGGGTTGCTGATTGGTACAACTTCATTATCCAGCACAACCCTACTCCAAGAGGATTTGAAAATGGTGAAGGAAACGCTTATATCAACCCATTAAGAGATAGACAGCATGGTAGAATTTACCGTCTTACTTATAAAGGTGGAGATGCTTCTGAAAGCTTTGACCTGAAAGATGCTGACGGTAGTGAGTTACTTGAGGCAATGAAGAGTGATAACCTTTTCTGGAGAATGACAGCTCAGAGATTAATCGTTGAGACTCAAAACAAAGAAGTAGTAGAAGGTCTATACGAGTTGATCAATTCTCAAGAAGTAGATGAAGCCGGTATCAATGGACCTGCGATTAATGCACTTTGGACATTGAAAGGTCTTGGTGAGCTAGAAGGATCAAATAGCCAAGCTCAAGATGTAGTAACGAAAGCGTTGAGTCATCCTTCTGCTGCTGTAAGAAAAAATGCAGTGAGAGTACTTCCTAGAAATCAGGCTGGACTTGATGCGATTATGACTGCAAATTTGATGGAAGACGCTAATCTTCAGGTTAGAAAGTTTGCAATACTAGCTGTATCTGAAATGCCAGCTTCTGACGCTGTATCGAATAAATTATTGACTATTTCAGAAAATGCTGACAATGCAAAAGACGAGTTTATTCCACAAGCCATATTTGCTGCGGCATTGACTCATCCTTCTGCTTTTGAGGGAAGACCAACTCCAGAAGCTCCAGCTGAAGGGGAAGAAATGAGCATTGCTGATAGAGTTTCTAAAAGCTTAATCTCTGAATTGTATACGCTTGATCCTAGAAATGCTTTGCTATTCCCACCAGATCCAACTGGAAAAGAAATTACTATCGAAATGTCAGTTTCTCCAGGAAGAGATGATTTAGATGGAGTGATAGTAGCACAAGGAAATAGCACCAATGGCTATAGCTTGTACGTCTATAAGAACGCTTTGCACTTCGCAGTAGCACAAGATGGTGATGTGAAAATCATTAGCTCTCGTAGAAACTTACCATCTGAGAAATTCATGATCAATGCTACCCTATTAGAAGGCGGTAACATGAGCTTGAAGATTGATGGAAACGAAGTAGCAAAAGGAAAAACAAAAGGCTTATTTACAACTGCCTTATCTCCTGCAAATGTTAGAGTTGGACAATTTGATTCAAACAACAAAGTGGGTGATTATGAAGGCAATTGGAGATTCTCAGGTAGAATCGGAAACGACTCTAGCTTGGATTTGAAAAAAGTAAGCTCTGAAGATAATGAGGTTGTTGCTTCTATAGAAAAGCCAGAAGTAGTAAAAGATGGGATTGTGACTTTAACCGCAGTCCCACATGAAATGAAATTCGATAAATCAACTTTCATAGTAAATGCAGGTTCAAGTTTGGTAATTGATTTTATCAACCCAGATTTTGTTCAACACAATTTGATAATTGGAAGCATGGGATCCTTTGACAAGATCAGCGAGGCAGCGGTAGCAATGGCTCAGAACTTGACAGGAATGGACAAAGGTTTTGTTCCAAGTATTCCAGAAGTATTGGCAGCTACCGGTTTGGTATTCCCAAATTCTGAAGATTCAATTATCATGACAGTTCCATCGGAGACAGGCGATTATCCATTCGTCTGTACTCTTCCAAACCATTGGAAATCGATGAACGGCATTATGAAAGTTATTTAATTAAATATGGCATTAGACGTAAAATTTGGGGTAAGCACCTGGTTATGGACTTCCCCATTTTCAAAAGAAACGCTCTCACTCCTACCTAAAATAAAATCATTTGGATACGACGCAGTGGAAATCCCTGTGGAAGATCCAACTTTAATAGACATTAAAGAAGTAAAAGCTGCATTGGAAGACAATGGTTTGACGGCAGCTATCTGTGGTGCTTTCGGTACAAGTCGAGACTTGACAAATGAAGATCCAAGCTTTCATAAAACAAGCTTTGATTACATCAACGAATGTTTTGAAATCGCTGCAGGCCTAGATTGTAAATTTGTTGCCGGCCCTATGTATTCTGCGGTTGGAAAGGCAAGATTAGTCTCACCTGAACAGAAGAAAATAGAATGGGACAGAGCAGTAAGCAATTTGAGAATTGTATGTGAAAATGCACGTAAATTTGGATTACAAATCGCTTTGGAAACATTGAATCGCTTTGAGACAGACTTGATCAATACCTGCGAAGAATTAATGCAGCTGATCCAGGATATCAATGAGCCTGAAGCCAAAGTGATTTTGGATGGATTCCATATGAGTATAGAGGAACCAGATCCAGAAGCAGCTATTAAATTGGCAGGAGATAAATTGATTCACTTCCAGGTATCCGAAAATTACCGAGGTACTCCTGGAACTGGCCAAACTCCATGGGATGCTTACAAGCGGGGTTTAGAAGCTGTCAACTACAAAGGGATAGTTTCTATAGAAAGTTTTACTCCGGAAGTGAAAGAATTAGCAGGAGCTGTTTGTATATGGAAACCGTTGGCTCCAAGCCAAGATAGCTTCGCCAGTGAGGGATTGAAATTCCTTAAAAACTGGGCAAAATAATTCAGATTATTGAAACAATACATTACCTATAAAAACCTTTTTAACCAATAGTAAAATGAGTAAGAAGCCTTTTAATATTGCTATTATCGGACTCGGCTTTGGTGCTGAGTTCATCCCAATATATCAAAAACATAAATTGGCAAACATGTATGCGATTTGCCAAAGGAATAAAGAAAAAGCTGAGGAAATCGGTAAAGCTTTCGGAATAGATAAAGTGTATACTGACTATGATGAGCTTTTAAAAGATCCAGAAGTTGATGCGGTACATATCAATACGCCGATCCAAAACCATGCAGAGCAATCTATCAAAGCCCTTAGAGCTGGAAAGCATGTAGCTTGTACTGTTCCTATGGCTACTACAGTAGAAGAATGTAAAGCCATCGTAGAAGAAGTAGAAAGAACTGGCCTTACCTACATGATGATGGAGACGGTAATTTATAGCCGTGAATTTCTATTTGTCAAGGAAATGTTTGAGAATGGTGATTTAGGTAAAATTCAGTTCCTAAGAGCCTCTCACCAACAAGAAATGGCTGGATGGCCAGGATATTGGGAAGGTCTCCCTCCTATGCATTATGCCACGCACTGTGTAGGTCCAGTTTTAGCATTGCCTAAGGCCCAAGCGGAATATGTTTCTTGCCTAGGTTCCGGAAGAATCGATGAAAACTTGATTCCAAAATACGGGTCTCCTTTCGCAATTGAAACTTGCCATATCAAATTCAAAGATTCTGATCTTGCAGCTGAAGTGACCAGATCTTTGTTCAACACAGCAAGACAATACAGAGAAAGTTTTGATGTTTACGGATCTAAGAAATCATTTGAGTGGACTCTTATCGAGCATGAGGACTCAGTGATCCATACTGGAGAAACTCCCGAGCGTGTAAAAATCCCTGATTATGCACATTTGCTTCCAGAGGAAATTGCTGGATTCACAACTGCAGGAGTTTATGATGGAGATGATAATCAGCACCTGTCCTTTATTCAAGGAGCTGGACACGGAGGTTCTCACCCACATTTGGTGAATGAATTC
Above is a window of Algoriphagus machipongonensis DNA encoding:
- a CDS encoding sugar phosphate isomerase/epimerase family protein, with protein sequence MALDVKFGVSTWLWTSPFSKETLSLLPKIKSFGYDAVEIPVEDPTLIDIKEVKAALEDNGLTAAICGAFGTSRDLTNEDPSFHKTSFDYINECFEIAAGLDCKFVAGPMYSAVGKARLVSPEQKKIEWDRAVSNLRIVCENARKFGLQIALETLNRFETDLINTCEELMQLIQDINEPEAKVILDGFHMSIEEPDPEAAIKLAGDKLIHFQVSENYRGTPGTGQTPWDAYKRGLEAVNYKGIVSIESFTPEVKELAGAVCIWKPLAPSQDSFASEGLKFLKNWAK
- a CDS encoding PVC-type heme-binding CxxCH protein, whose translation is MRFSWLMATMVISMLLVSCGKKKSGTFLSATEPRRVEILVLGHESEHHNSEKLMMYLQTPLFQKGINLTYTTDVSDLNPTKLSNYDGLLIYANHDEITPEQETALKDFVQGGKALIPIHSASFCFQNSPWFISAVGGQFSTHETGDFTAEIVDKDHPAMQGINEFETWDETYVHSQVNPDMHVLMERVEGDHREPYTWTREEGSGRVFYTAYGHNEKTWEKDEFQELVANGILWAVGDDVNKLLAEYNIPEPTFEDADIPNYERKDPAPRFQHPLSPEESMKLVQVPVGFELELFASEPMIINPIAFTWDERGRLFVIETTDYPNEIRKEGGDDKIKILEDTNGDGKADKVTIFAEGLNIPTSITAVNGGMLISMAPDFVFLKDTDGDDVADVRETIMTGWGKFDTHAGPSNLKYGFDNKIWGVLGYSGFNGTVSGKQFNFSQGVYRFDPSGENMEFLGRTSNNTWGLGFSEDNETFISTANGQHSVYLAMDTKFVKRTIYRGTPNTATGIDSHFDMPHLTPFLRQVDWHGSYTAAAGHNIYTARNFPKEYWNKIGFVAEPTGRVLHNAKLIEEGSGYTEKNDFNILASSDEWFSPVHAEVGPDASLWVADWYNFIIQHNPTPRGFENGEGNAYINPLRDRQHGRIYRLTYKGGDASESFDLKDADGSELLEAMKSDNLFWRMTAQRLIVETQNKEVVEGLYELINSQEVDEAGINGPAINALWTLKGLGELEGSNSQAQDVVTKALSHPSAAVRKNAVRVLPRNQAGLDAIMTANLMEDANLQVRKFAILAVSEMPASDAVSNKLLTISENADNAKDEFIPQAIFAAALTHPSAFEGRPTPEAPAEGEEMSIADRVSKSLISELYTLDPRNALLFPPDPTGKEITIEMSVSPGRDDLDGVIVAQGNSTNGYSLYVYKNALHFAVAQDGDVKIISSRRNLPSEKFMINATLLEGGNMSLKIDGNEVAKGKTKGLFTTALSPANVRVGQFDSNNKVGDYEGNWRFSGRIGNDSSLDLKKVSSEDNEVVASIEKPEVVKDGIVTLTAVPHEMKFDKSTFIVNAGSSLVIDFINPDFVQHNLIIGSMGSFDKISEAAVAMAQNLTGMDKGFVPSIPEVLAATGLVFPNSEDSIIMTVPSETGDYPFVCTLPNHWKSMNGIMKVI
- a CDS encoding Gfo/Idh/MocA family protein gives rise to the protein MSKKPFNIAIIGLGFGAEFIPIYQKHKLANMYAICQRNKEKAEEIGKAFGIDKVYTDYDELLKDPEVDAVHINTPIQNHAEQSIKALRAGKHVACTVPMATTVEECKAIVEEVERTGLTYMMMETVIYSREFLFVKEMFENGDLGKIQFLRASHQQEMAGWPGYWEGLPPMHYATHCVGPVLALPKAQAEYVSCLGSGRIDENLIPKYGSPFAIETCHIKFKDSDLAAEVTRSLFNTARQYRESFDVYGSKKSFEWTLIEHEDSVIHTGETPERVKIPDYAHLLPEEIAGFTTAGVYDGDDNQHLSFIQGAGHGGSHPHLVNEFLNALNEERAPYPDAKQSANITCVGILAHESAMDGGKIIPLPEFTLS